A genomic segment from Candidatus Brocadia sinica JPN1 encodes:
- a CDS encoding molybdopterin cofactor-binding domain-containing protein codes for MKQSDAVSHTRGESQYVDDMPPPSEMLYAAVFSSPVMHGKITALRIQDACSMDGIVAVLTSKDIPGENQIGPIIQDEELLAGEEVCYVGQPVVLVIGTSPEIARKGVRKITLDIDELPAVTDPKEAFLKGKTIGLPRTLILGDVETTWQQCDLVLEGSCDIGGQEHVYLETQRARAIPLEENNFCIYSATQGPSAVQKHAAKVLGLPSHNIEVEVKRLGGAFGGKEDQATSWACMAALAAWHTKKPVELVLGRADDIKMTGKRHPYKSDFKIGVTKEGKILAYEVKHYQNSGATADLSPAVLERTLFHSTNSYFIPNVKIFGVCCRTNLPSNTAFRGFGGPQGMFVIESAIAKVAEKLDMPREEIQAKNLLRENDLFPYGQRAGNCKSLLTWNKAVEKYKLSEIRKRVNDYNKTHFETKKGIAVMPICFGISFTTTYMNQASALVHVYTDGSISVSTGGVEMGQGLKSNIASIAAKGFGVGEHRVKIESTNTTRIANMSPSAASATTVLNGNATLVAIEQVLDRLKSAVAKELGVQDKGRITIVDEKVLCDGCKTDWTWDRLIQTAHLNRIGLSAHGFFATPDIYFDKVKEKGHPFAYHIFGTAIIEVTLDCLRGTYDIDSIRIVHDLGRQLSELADRGQIEGGLAQGLGWMTIEDLRFNEKGQLLSGALATYKVPDVYFMPDDIELTLLEDEGNALGPYGNKAVGEPPLMYGIGVFFAIRCAMRAFRPQKEFAFVSPLTPERVLLQLYVD; via the coding sequence ATGAAACAGAGTGACGCCGTCTCCCACACACGGGGTGAATCTCAATATGTGGATGATATGCCACCGCCTTCAGAGATGTTGTACGCCGCCGTATTTTCTTCCCCGGTAATGCATGGGAAGATCACAGCGCTCCGCATTCAGGACGCATGCTCGATGGATGGGATCGTTGCGGTATTAACGTCAAAGGACATTCCCGGCGAGAACCAAATAGGGCCGATTATTCAGGATGAAGAGCTGCTCGCCGGCGAGGAGGTTTGTTATGTAGGACAGCCCGTGGTGTTGGTAATCGGCACGAGTCCCGAAATTGCCAGAAAAGGCGTCAGGAAAATTACCCTGGACATTGATGAACTCCCTGCTGTTACCGATCCGAAAGAGGCCTTTTTAAAAGGGAAAACTATCGGCTTACCCAGAACCCTTATTCTTGGTGATGTAGAAACTACCTGGCAACAATGCGATCTCGTTCTGGAGGGTTCTTGTGACATTGGCGGTCAGGAACACGTTTACCTGGAAACACAGCGGGCACGCGCAATTCCTCTCGAAGAAAATAATTTCTGCATTTATTCTGCTACGCAGGGCCCGTCGGCGGTACAGAAGCATGCAGCAAAGGTATTGGGATTGCCAAGTCACAACATCGAGGTTGAGGTAAAACGGTTGGGAGGAGCTTTTGGCGGTAAGGAGGATCAGGCAACATCATGGGCCTGCATGGCTGCACTTGCAGCATGGCATACCAAAAAACCGGTAGAACTGGTACTTGGGCGTGCAGATGATATCAAAATGACCGGGAAACGGCACCCGTATAAATCGGATTTCAAAATTGGTGTAACCAAAGAAGGTAAAATACTGGCGTATGAGGTAAAACATTACCAGAATTCAGGAGCCACTGCGGATTTATCACCTGCTGTTTTAGAACGGACACTGTTTCACAGCACGAATAGTTATTTTATACCAAATGTGAAAATTTTTGGTGTCTGCTGCCGGACCAATCTGCCTTCGAATACCGCTTTTCGGGGATTCGGCGGGCCACAAGGAATGTTTGTCATTGAAAGCGCTATCGCAAAAGTTGCAGAAAAACTGGATATGCCCCGTGAAGAAATTCAGGCAAAAAACCTGCTCAGGGAAAACGATCTGTTTCCCTATGGACAACGAGCCGGAAATTGCAAGAGTCTTTTGACATGGAATAAAGCCGTGGAGAAGTATAAACTGAGTGAAATCCGTAAAAGGGTGAATGACTATAACAAAACTCACTTTGAGACAAAAAAAGGCATAGCAGTAATGCCCATCTGCTTTGGCATCTCATTTACCACGACCTATATGAATCAGGCAAGTGCATTAGTCCACGTATACACAGATGGCAGCATAAGTGTTTCTACCGGTGGGGTGGAGATGGGACAAGGATTGAAATCAAATATTGCAAGTATTGCCGCAAAAGGGTTCGGGGTAGGGGAACATCGTGTTAAGATTGAGAGCACAAACACCACCCGGATTGCCAATATGTCGCCGAGCGCCGCCAGCGCTACCACGGTATTGAATGGAAATGCAACACTGGTAGCGATTGAACAAGTGCTTGACCGTTTAAAATCTGCGGTTGCCAAAGAACTCGGCGTGCAGGATAAAGGGAGAATTACCATTGTTGACGAAAAGGTGCTCTGCGATGGATGCAAAACAGACTGGACGTGGGATCGGCTGATTCAAACAGCACACCTGAACCGCATCGGTCTTTCTGCTCACGGGTTCTTTGCGACACCTGACATATATTTTGACAAGGTAAAAGAAAAGGGGCATCCGTTTGCCTATCATATTTTTGGGACAGCAATTATTGAGGTAACCCTGGATTGCTTACGTGGTACGTACGATATTGATTCTATCAGGATCGTACACGATTTGGGCAGGCAACTGAGTGAACTTGCGGATAGAGGTCAAATTGAAGGTGGTCTGGCTCAGGGATTGGGGTGGATGACTATTGAAGACCTGCGTTTTAATGAAAAGGGGCAATTACTTTCAGGTGCGCTGGCAACGTATAAGGTCCCCGATGTGTATTTTATGCCCGACGATATAGAGCTAACGCTCCTCGAAGATGAAGGAAATGCCTTGGGACCCTATGGGAACAAGGCAGTTGGCGAGCCGCCTCTCATGTATGGAATTGGTGTATTCTTTGCGATCCGGTGCGCCATGCGTGCCTTCAGACCGCAAAAAGAATTTGCCTTTGTCTCGCCTTTAACACCGGAACGTGTTTTATTGCAACTCTATGTTGATTAG
- a CDS encoding FAD binding domain-containing protein, with protein MASDIHFILNDKETCTSESPGMLVLDYLRRIQRLTGTKEGCKEGDCGACTVLIGEFEGDKVVYKPVTSCLMPLGELHGKHLVTIEGLNTTHLSPVQQAIVDDGATQCGFCTPGIVVSLTGYLMKEKTEIHEEGVKKTLSGHLCRCTGYRSLKQSASFLKDTVNDHTGIDALVANRMLPDYFPQISDRLRKIQSPVRGPGDTSTDYCIAGGTDLYVQKGELLPESKVYLLNLYPEMKAISKKNGSIHVGALTTFEAFANHAEIINILPEIQVYMSRIASLQIRNRATLGGNIINASPIGDLTILLLALEAVLVLKNDAKSRTVPITSFFKGYKQLDKMPSEILTDIVIPEFPVHTKIHFEKVSKRKYLDIASVNSAIKIRCEDGIICEVGLSMGGVAPIPLFLRATSHYFTGKRICREVVEGAFPIIQQEICPIGDIRGSVDYKRLLARQLIIAHFTKLFPDRMTVKDFYETE; from the coding sequence ATGGCATCGGATATTCACTTCATACTTAACGATAAAGAAACATGCACTTCAGAGAGTCCTGGGATGCTCGTGTTAGACTATCTGCGGAGAATACAGCGATTGACGGGCACGAAAGAAGGATGCAAGGAAGGGGACTGTGGGGCATGCACGGTATTGATCGGTGAGTTTGAAGGCGATAAGGTAGTTTACAAACCTGTTACCTCATGCCTGATGCCTTTGGGCGAACTCCACGGAAAACACCTGGTTACTATTGAGGGTTTGAACACGACACACCTTTCGCCGGTACAGCAGGCAATAGTTGATGACGGAGCTACTCAATGCGGTTTTTGTACACCGGGCATCGTTGTTTCTCTGACAGGTTATTTGATGAAAGAGAAAACGGAAATACATGAAGAGGGTGTAAAAAAGACCCTCAGTGGTCATCTCTGTCGTTGTACAGGCTATCGTTCCCTGAAGCAAAGCGCATCCTTCCTGAAGGATACCGTCAACGATCATACGGGAATAGACGCCCTCGTTGCGAACAGGATGCTTCCCGATTATTTCCCCCAAATTTCCGATCGGCTACGCAAGATTCAATCCCCTGTCAGAGGACCAGGGGATACATCAACTGACTATTGCATTGCCGGTGGCACTGATCTCTATGTACAAAAGGGAGAATTGTTGCCGGAATCCAAGGTGTATCTTTTGAATTTGTATCCCGAAATGAAAGCCATCTCGAAAAAGAACGGTTCCATACACGTTGGGGCGCTGACAACTTTTGAGGCATTTGCGAATCATGCTGAAATAATAAATATACTCCCTGAGATTCAAGTGTATATGTCTCGTATAGCCTCCTTGCAGATTCGTAACCGGGCTACTCTGGGAGGAAACATAATCAATGCCTCACCCATAGGGGATCTGACGATCCTTCTCCTGGCCCTGGAAGCAGTATTGGTTCTGAAAAATGATGCAAAAAGCCGAACCGTCCCAATTACCTCTTTTTTTAAGGGATACAAACAACTCGATAAAATGCCATCAGAAATTTTGACAGATATTGTAATACCGGAATTCCCGGTACATACGAAAATTCATTTTGAAAAAGTTTCCAAGCGGAAATATCTGGATATTGCATCGGTGAATAGTGCAATAAAAATTCGTTGTGAAGATGGGATCATTTGCGAGGTTGGTCTGTCAATGGGCGGTGTTGCTCCGATCCCCTTATTTTTACGGGCAACCTCTCACTATTTCACCGGCAAGCGAATTTGCAGGGAAGTCGTTGAAGGAGCATTTCCCATTATTCAGCAAGAAATTTGTCCAATCGGCGATATCCGGGGAAGTGTGGATTACAAAAGGCTTTTGGCCCGACAACTCATCATTGCCCATTTTACAAAACTTTTTCCGGACAGAATGACGGTAAAGGATTTTTATGAAACAGAGTGA
- a CDS encoding ASKHA domain-containing protein — translation MSQEIEITFYPIKISGRVTKGITILEAARSLGVNVEGPCGGIGKCGRDLVQIRKEGILHTVLACKTPVEADIEIILPSHEKKALKIVEGFYSGGNRAYSIDPYIKKELIYNEHDLCFTNVYANDNPLFTENGNTKDQTYGIAIDIGTTTLVASLVDLTSGEVLNSSSTLNPLVYYGHDVMSRIKYAASRQDGLLRMHKELISAINLLIQVLSSERSVRPENIYQIVGSGNTTMQHIFLNKEIKRIGEYPYQAETLDICTTTARELSIHIAAKAPATTFPCISAYVGGDIVSGLLAIDMKSLEVPALFLDIGTNGEIALILNDRTVASSTAAGPCFEGMTISSGMRAGEGAIEHVRFDDELSLEVVGGGQPRGICGSGLLDLVSELVRTGLVNPRGRLQTHDRVNNLAQQPATESSLPSSNLTSLLSSSNLIPPIKGGEGGCKDVCINEKSLHNNTIEYKKNLFEKNGKRYFRLTDNVSISQEDIRQVQLAKAAIRAGVEILLARCNVKAEELKTIIIAGGFGYHLNERILFGIGLLPEATNTRISFVGNSSLEGAVRVLLDKKLMNQAVQIARTAQMLELSQIPEFEDVFVREMHF, via the coding sequence ATGAGTCAGGAAATAGAAATAACTTTTTATCCAATAAAAATCAGTGGTAGGGTGACAAAGGGAATTACCATCCTGGAGGCGGCAAGGAGTCTTGGTGTAAATGTTGAGGGTCCCTGCGGTGGCATCGGTAAATGCGGAAGGGATCTGGTACAGATAAGGAAAGAAGGAATTCTCCACACAGTTCTTGCCTGTAAAACTCCAGTAGAAGCGGACATTGAGATTATTCTCCCGTCACATGAAAAGAAAGCGCTGAAGATTGTTGAAGGCTTTTATTCAGGAGGTAACAGGGCATACAGTATCGATCCTTACATAAAAAAAGAGCTGATATATAATGAGCATGACCTTTGTTTTACAAATGTGTATGCTAACGATAATCCGCTTTTCACGGAGAATGGTAATACAAAAGACCAGACCTATGGGATAGCTATAGACATCGGAACAACGACGCTGGTCGCGTCGTTAGTTGACCTTACTAGTGGCGAGGTATTGAACAGTTCGTCAACGCTGAATCCTCTGGTGTACTACGGTCACGATGTCATGTCGCGGATAAAATATGCCGCATCCCGACAGGATGGCCTTCTCAGGATGCACAAAGAACTCATCTCTGCCATTAATCTTTTGATTCAGGTTTTATCTTCTGAAAGGTCTGTAAGGCCGGAGAACATCTATCAGATCGTAGGGTCCGGCAATACGACGATGCAGCATATTTTCTTAAATAAAGAAATAAAGAGGATCGGTGAGTATCCCTATCAGGCCGAAACCCTTGATATCTGTACTACTACAGCCCGGGAACTCTCCATTCATATTGCTGCAAAAGCCCCGGCAACAACCTTCCCATGCATTTCTGCCTATGTGGGAGGTGATATCGTCTCCGGGCTTCTGGCCATTGACATGAAATCCTTAGAAGTACCTGCCCTTTTTCTCGACATAGGCACCAACGGGGAGATTGCACTTATCCTGAACGACCGCACCGTTGCATCGTCTACTGCTGCCGGTCCCTGCTTCGAAGGAATGACCATAAGCTCCGGCATGAGGGCCGGTGAAGGTGCGATTGAACATGTCAGATTTGACGATGAATTGTCTTTGGAAGTTGTCGGTGGTGGTCAGCCAAGAGGTATCTGCGGAAGTGGGCTTTTGGATTTGGTCTCGGAACTTGTCAGGACTGGCCTTGTAAATCCCCGGGGGCGTTTGCAGACCCACGATCGTGTAAATAACCTGGCGCAGCAACCCGCAACCGAATCTTCCCTACCAAGCAGCAATTTAACATCCCTCCTATCAAGCTCCAATTTAATCCCCCCTATCAAGGGGGGCGAAGGGGGGTGTAAAGATGTTTGCATAAATGAGAAGTCTTTACACAACAATACGATAGAATATAAAAAGAATCTCTTTGAGAAAAATGGGAAACGTTATTTCCGTTTGACGGATAACGTGTCAATATCACAGGAAGACATACGGCAGGTTCAACTGGCAAAGGCCGCCATCAGGGCCGGGGTTGAAATCTTACTTGCCAGATGTAACGTCAAGGCAGAGGAACTGAAAACAATCATCATCGCAGGGGGATTTGGCTATCACCTGAACGAAAGAATCCTTTTTGGCATCGGTCTTTTACCTGAGGCAACAAATACAAGGATTTCTTTTGTGGGCAATTCCAGCCTGGAGGGCGCTGTAAGGGTGCTCTTAGATAAAAAATTGATGAACCAAGCGGTTCAAATTGCCAGGACTGCTCAGATGTTGGAACTTTCTCAAATCCCGGAGTTTGAGGATGTTTTTGTCAGGGAGATGCATTTTTAA
- a CDS encoding addiction module protein, whose protein sequence is MKKITATDTLVLSIPERIQLVEDIWDTIAAEADSVELTEEEKKIVDERLAAYHRNPEIGSPWEEVLKRLTGNK, encoded by the coding sequence ATGAAAAAAATAACCGCAACCGATACTCTTGTTTTATCAATCCCGGAAAGGATTCAGCTCGTTGAAGATATTTGGGATACCATAGCTGCTGAAGCAGACTCTGTCGAATTAACTGAAGAAGAGAAAAAGATCGTTGATGAACGGCTGGCGGCATACCACAGAAATCCAGAAATAGGGTCTCCGTGGGAAGAAGTTTTAAAAAGGCTCACCGGTAATAAATGA
- a CDS encoding MtaA/CmuA family methyltransferase, producing the protein MTEKERLLKVLCGEKVDRPPVISPGGMMTMASREVMEKTDCRWPAVHRDAEKMATLSIAMHDEAGIENLGIPFCMTVEAEALGGEVEDGDEVTEPRIIHYPLKSAEEWRSLKELNPYKDGRLPVILACTSLLNQRYPDIPVIGNLIGPLSLATSLIDATALFKALRRIPEEVHGMLGFLTDNGIRYGEALIRSGADLIVISDPSATGEILGPNMFDEFALPYLNKMIHRMHALGKPVIVHICGDVSSAYKQIERLATKCISVDSAVNIKEARGSLPGKKLMGNVSTVLLQNGPSDKIQKVSKNLLDFGIDILAPACGLSAKTPVRHIKAMTETAKSV; encoded by the coding sequence ATGACAGAAAAAGAAAGATTACTAAAAGTTCTTTGTGGCGAGAAGGTTGACAGACCTCCGGTTATCAGTCCCGGTGGCATGATGACTATGGCCAGCAGAGAGGTTATGGAAAAGACGGATTGTCGCTGGCCAGCGGTACACAGGGATGCAGAAAAGATGGCAACGCTTTCGATTGCCATGCACGATGAGGCAGGGATTGAAAACCTGGGCATCCCTTTCTGTATGACGGTAGAGGCCGAGGCCCTGGGCGGAGAAGTGGAGGACGGTGACGAGGTTACCGAACCCCGTATAATACATTATCCATTGAAATCCGCTGAAGAGTGGAGAAGTTTAAAAGAATTAAATCCTTACAAAGATGGGCGCCTTCCCGTCATTCTTGCGTGTACTTCCCTGTTGAACCAGAGATATCCTGATATTCCGGTAATTGGAAATTTGATAGGCCCGTTAAGCCTTGCCACTTCTCTGATAGATGCGACGGCACTTTTTAAAGCACTCAGACGGATACCTGAAGAAGTTCACGGTATGCTTGGTTTTTTAACGGATAATGGTATCAGGTACGGCGAGGCGCTAATCAGGAGCGGTGCTGATCTTATCGTAATATCCGATCCCTCTGCAACGGGTGAAATACTCGGCCCGAATATGTTCGATGAGTTTGCACTTCCCTATCTCAATAAGATGATACATCGTATGCATGCGCTTGGCAAACCGGTCATCGTGCATATCTGCGGGGATGTAAGTTCCGCCTACAAACAAATTGAAAGGCTGGCCACGAAATGCATCAGTGTGGATTCTGCTGTAAACATAAAAGAAGCGAGGGGCTCGCTTCCAGGCAAAAAGCTGATGGGTAACGTAAGTACCGTACTCCTGCAAAACGGGCCGTCTGATAAAATCCAAAAGGTCTCAAAGAACCTTTTAGATTTCGGTATCGATATTCTTGCCCCTGCATGTGGCCTCAGTGCCAAAACACCTGTCAGACATATCAAGGCCATGACAGAAACAGCAAAAAGCGTTTAA
- a CDS encoding XdhC family protein, which produces MKEVIEEALGLMEKGEPCVLATVIHTKGSTPQKAGAKLLIRKDGSCAGTLGGGCVEGEIWSVAKQLLSTQGDPLYRKYDLNEAFTARDGLVCGGTMFFFIDPLASTGNFQSFATEIVRAYRGEMPAALATVVNSPTGRPKLGSKLLIREDGTVQGSFDNRKLELETIAIGKILAIHGGSRHFKTADDTEIFLEGFTSPPTLILIGGGHVNQAVSKLASLLGFRMYVIDDRVEFADKERFPEAETLVISDYSRGLENVSVNSNTYIVVATRGHRYDDLALAAAIRTQARYIGLLGSRRKTIEIYKNLLKEKVPPERLRGVYAPIGLNIGAITPEELAVSIMAEIIMVRNGGDGMSMKMNTANLDTLMKHEDPDQAL; this is translated from the coding sequence ATGAAAGAAGTTATCGAGGAAGCGCTCGGTTTAATGGAAAAAGGTGAACCTTGTGTACTGGCAACTGTTATCCATACAAAAGGATCCACCCCGCAAAAGGCAGGTGCAAAACTATTAATTCGCAAGGACGGAAGCTGTGCTGGCACTCTTGGCGGCGGATGCGTTGAAGGAGAAATCTGGTCTGTGGCCAAACAGCTATTAAGCACACAAGGAGACCCGTTGTACCGCAAATACGATTTAAACGAAGCGTTTACCGCAAGGGATGGACTTGTCTGTGGCGGCACCATGTTTTTCTTTATTGATCCCCTTGCAAGTACCGGTAATTTTCAGTCATTTGCAACAGAAATTGTACGGGCATATCGTGGTGAAATGCCGGCAGCATTGGCTACGGTGGTAAACTCTCCCACGGGAAGACCCAAATTGGGGTCCAAATTGCTCATTCGGGAAGATGGTACTGTTCAGGGAAGTTTTGACAACCGTAAGCTGGAACTGGAAACTATTGCCATAGGAAAAATACTGGCAATTCATGGGGGAAGCAGACATTTCAAGACCGCGGACGATACAGAAATATTTCTTGAGGGTTTTACTTCTCCACCCACACTGATTTTAATAGGCGGCGGACATGTAAACCAGGCGGTTTCGAAATTGGCTTCACTCCTGGGATTTCGCATGTATGTTATTGATGACCGGGTTGAATTTGCCGATAAAGAACGTTTCCCGGAAGCAGAAACCCTGGTAATTTCTGATTACAGCAGAGGACTCGAAAATGTATCTGTCAATTCAAACACATATATTGTTGTGGCCACACGCGGTCATCGGTATGACGATTTGGCTTTGGCTGCAGCCATCCGGACTCAAGCCCGCTACATAGGATTATTAGGAAGCAGACGGAAAACGATCGAGATTTATAAAAACCTTTTGAAGGAAAAAGTACCGCCGGAACGTTTACGGGGAGTGTATGCCCCGATAGGACTAAACATCGGCGCTATTACACCGGAAGAACTTGCGGTCAGTATCATGGCGGAAATCATCATGGTACGCAACGGAGGCGATGGAATGTCCATGAAAATGAATACTGCAAATCTAGATACCCTCATGAAGCACGAAGATCCCGATCAGGCATTATGA
- a CDS encoding type II toxin-antitoxin system RelE/ParE family toxin, whose protein sequence is MKYKIIIRPEAEDDLKEAFVWYEGKRKGLGYDFLLQIDAALRFIEENPTIHPIVFKGTRKHLIRRFPYKAIYLVERENIVVLAVIHGKRNPKLIQHRIENI, encoded by the coding sequence ATGAAATACAAAATAATTATCAGGCCTGAGGCTGAAGACGACTTAAAAGAAGCGTTCGTATGGTATGAAGGCAAAAGGAAGGGCTTGGGTTATGACTTCTTGTTGCAGATTGACGCAGCACTGAGATTTATAGAAGAAAATCCGACAATTCATCCGATAGTGTTTAAAGGAACAAGAAAACATCTTATCAGGCGGTTTCCTTACAAAGCAATCTACCTTGTTGAAAGAGAAAATATTGTTGTGCTTGCAGTAATTCATGGTAAACGAAACCCCAAGCTAATACAACATCGAATAGAGAACATCTAA
- the folD gene encoding bifunctional methylenetetrahydrofolate dehydrogenase/methenyltetrahydrofolate cyclohydrolase FolD, which translates to MAAKLIKGTEIGEQILQEITTEVAHIKGKYGIVPGLVTILVGQNPASVSYVTLKIKTAHMLGFKEIQDNQPVDISEKDLLALINKYNKDDSIHGILVQLPLPKHIDEKKVINAIDPDKDVDGFHPVNVGRLMIGGDEIKFPPCTPAGIQELIVRSGIETSGAEAVVVGRSNIVGKPIANMLVQKGRGADATVTVVHTKTKNLAEHCKRADILIVAAGVPGLVKPEWIKPGACVIDVGVNRVGEKPSKDDPKKMVPILKGDVDFEAAKEIAGYITPVPGGVGPMTITMLMKNTLKSLKFKLGIQ; encoded by the coding sequence ATGGCTGCAAAATTAATCAAAGGAACTGAAATCGGAGAGCAAATTCTCCAGGAGATTACGACAGAAGTAGCACACATTAAAGGAAAATATGGCATTGTGCCAGGACTGGTAACCATTCTGGTAGGTCAAAACCCTGCTTCTGTATCATATGTTACTTTAAAAATTAAAACTGCTCACATGTTAGGTTTTAAAGAGATACAGGATAATCAACCCGTTGATATTTCGGAGAAAGACCTTCTCGCGCTTATTAATAAATACAACAAAGATGATTCAATTCATGGTATCCTCGTTCAACTTCCCCTTCCAAAACATATCGACGAAAAAAAGGTAATCAATGCCATTGACCCTGATAAGGATGTTGATGGTTTCCATCCGGTAAATGTCGGACGTCTTATGATCGGCGGCGATGAGATAAAATTCCCGCCATGCACGCCAGCCGGCATTCAGGAACTGATTGTACGTTCCGGCATTGAAACAAGCGGAGCTGAGGCCGTCGTCGTTGGACGCTCAAATATCGTGGGCAAACCGATTGCCAACATGCTGGTTCAGAAAGGAAGAGGGGCTGATGCAACGGTTACAGTTGTTCATACAAAGACCAAAAATTTAGCCGAACATTGCAAGCGCGCAGATATCCTGATCGTTGCCGCGGGTGTGCCGGGCCTTGTAAAGCCGGAGTGGATCAAGCCGGGTGCATGCGTTATCGATGTAGGCGTCAACAGGGTTGGTGAAAAGCCCAGCAAGGACGACCCCAAAAAGATGGTTCCCATTTTAAAAGGCGACGTTGATTTTGAAGCGGCTAAAGAAATTGCCGGATACATAACCCCTGTTCCCGGCGGTGTTGGGCCCATGACTATTACCATGCTGATGAAAAACACCTTAAAATCTCTCAAATTTAAGTTGGGCATCCAATAG
- a CDS encoding uroporphyrinogen decarboxylase family protein — protein sequence MNCADEMTPKERMLAILQGKDVDRFLVSPLILNYASRSLNLTVRSFCTNGKNMGDANIACFKKYHHDIVYIFSTTSTLAEAMGTKMYFPEDDAPQVETPFIQTREDLKKLKPVDPEKDGRLPVYLEAVKRCVDVIGNEVFIVPVIGAPFTTSAALRGTETFIKELYTDPELIHTVMKVATQSVKNLIDAFVKAGGVPVTVEPVATGSMISERHFREFVLPYLKEVYAHIHSFSLPGVLHICGKTKRVIQCMAESGADILSIDNIDLFEAKTLVGDKVCLMGNVSPADGMLKGNPEVITTMVKDCVIKASDNPKGFVLATGCEVPIKTPHENMVAFLEAGRRFARLPIHVN from the coding sequence ATGAATTGTGCTGATGAAATGACACCCAAAGAGAGGATGCTTGCAATCCTGCAGGGGAAGGATGTCGACAGGTTTCTCGTAAGTCCCCTGATCCTGAATTATGCATCAAGAAGTTTAAATCTCACGGTAAGAAGTTTTTGCACAAATGGCAAAAACATGGGAGATGCAAATATCGCCTGCTTTAAAAAATACCATCACGATATCGTTTATATTTTTTCTACCACCTCTACTCTGGCAGAGGCGATGGGCACCAAAATGTATTTTCCCGAAGATGACGCACCCCAGGTGGAAACCCCATTTATACAAACACGGGAAGACTTGAAGAAATTAAAACCAGTAGACCCGGAGAAGGACGGGAGACTTCCGGTGTACCTGGAGGCAGTGAAGCGATGTGTAGATGTTATTGGGAATGAGGTCTTTATAGTGCCCGTTATCGGGGCGCCGTTTACGACATCTGCTGCTTTACGGGGAACGGAGACTTTTATTAAAGAACTTTATACAGATCCGGAATTGATTCATACCGTAATGAAGGTTGCTACCCAGTCGGTTAAAAACCTTATCGATGCCTTTGTAAAGGCAGGCGGTGTGCCTGTTACCGTTGAACCTGTAGCTACAGGTTCCATGATAAGTGAAAGGCATTTCAGGGAATTTGTCCTGCCGTACCTCAAGGAGGTATATGCGCATATTCATTCTTTCAGCCTGCCGGGTGTACTCCATATTTGCGGTAAGACAAAAAGGGTAATACAGTGCATGGCTGAGAGCGGAGCTGATATCCTGAGTATCGATAACATTGATTTGTTTGAGGCTAAGACACTGGTAGGCGATAAGGTCTGTTTGATGGGGAATGTAAGCCCTGCAGATGGCATGCTCAAGGGGAACCCGGAGGTAATAACCACTATGGTAAAGGATTGTGTGATTAAGGCATCCGACAACCCGAAGGGATTTGTACTGGCTACTGGATGCGAGGTGCCCATCAAAACGCCGCACGAGAATATGGTTGCATTTCTTGAGGCAGGCAGGAGGTTTGCCCGGCTTCCGATTCATGTAAATTAG
- a CDS encoding helix-turn-helix domain-containing protein, with product MENNQSIIETLISWDESISFEAKRVSGKMVRKALETIVAFANTKGGFLVLGMEDYSKAKGTDRLLGIHENAEAVDELRQKVQHQITPPIDALTWTPLKCGLHDGNPGEIIIINVPKSPKVHSIVEDGTCKRLDKGNREMTASEGV from the coding sequence ATGGAAAATAACCAATCAATCATCGAAACACTTATTTCATGGGATGAAAGCATATCCTTTGAGGCAAAGCGTGTTTCAGGTAAAATGGTTCGGAAAGCCCTGGAAACCATCGTTGCCTTTGCAAATACAAAAGGAGGCTTTTTAGTTTTAGGGATGGAGGATTACTCAAAGGCAAAGGGAACCGATCGACTTCTAGGCATCCATGAGAATGCTGAAGCTGTTGATGAACTCAGACAAAAAGTACAACACCAAATTACTCCTCCTATAGATGCTCTTACATGGACGCCTCTCAAGTGCGGACTGCATGACGGTAATCCTGGAGAGATTATTATTATCAACGTTCCGAAGAGTCCGAAGGTTCATTCTATTGTCGAAGACGGTACATGTAAGCGTCTCGATAAAGGCAATCGTGAGATGACCGCTTCCGAAGGGGTGTAA